From a single Sphingobium sp. genomic region:
- a CDS encoding cysteine desulfurase family protein: MIYLDYQATTQMAPEVFAAMEPWLKENFWNPHSAHAGGRKAAAAVEAARTQVAALLPKGGKLIFTSGATEAINLAIKGSGLPVSAYATEHAAVLDCVALSGGDIDPVRNDGMYMATPVHNRGLAVAMLVNNEIGTIQPIAEIASTVHADGGLLLCDAVQGFGRMQIPDGADMIAISAHKIHGPKGIGALWVRDGVRLEPLIHGGGQEQGLRSGTLSPALCIGFGAAAMLAKERMDEDWAHVEGLWGRACELFAKWTVNGSTTQRYKGNLNIRRDGLDVGRLMSECREVLFSAGSACASGSGRPSHVLRAIGLSDAQAKSSIRLGWGRYTSIEEIERAAEMINVAAERQLA, from the coding sequence ATGATCTATCTCGACTATCAGGCGACCACACAAATGGCGCCAGAAGTTTTTGCGGCGATGGAACCCTGGCTGAAAGAGAATTTTTGGAACCCGCACAGCGCGCATGCCGGAGGGCGAAAGGCTGCTGCAGCGGTTGAGGCGGCGCGGACGCAAGTGGCGGCGTTACTTCCAAAAGGTGGCAAGCTAATCTTCACTAGCGGCGCGACCGAAGCGATTAATCTTGCGATCAAGGGCAGCGGGCTTCCTGTGTCGGCCTATGCAACCGAACATGCGGCAGTGCTCGACTGTGTTGCGCTGTCAGGGGGCGACATTGATCCCGTAAGAAATGATGGCATGTACATGGCTACGCCGGTGCACAATCGCGGTCTGGCGGTGGCGATGCTTGTCAACAATGAGATCGGCACCATCCAGCCCATCGCTGAAATCGCGTCAACAGTGCATGCGGATGGCGGCCTGCTATTATGTGATGCCGTGCAGGGCTTTGGCCGGATGCAAATTCCCGATGGGGCAGACATGATCGCGATTTCTGCCCACAAGATCCACGGTCCAAAAGGCATTGGCGCGCTTTGGGTGCGTGACGGGGTAAGGCTTGAACCACTGATCCATGGCGGCGGGCAAGAACAGGGGCTGAGATCGGGCACCTTGTCGCCTGCGCTCTGTATCGGCTTTGGTGCAGCGGCAATGCTCGCTAAAGAGCGGATGGATGAAGACTGGGCGCATGTCGAAGGACTTTGGGGCCGGGCGTGCGAACTGTTCGCCAAATGGACGGTCAATGGCTCAACTACGCAGCGCTATAAGGGCAATCTCAACATCCGCCGCGACGGTCTTGATGTCGGCCGGTTGATGAGTGAATGCCGCGAAGTGCTGTTTTCCGCCGGCAGCGCCTGCGCCAGCGGATCGGGCCGACCCAGTCATGTGCTCCGTGCGATCGGGTTGTCCGATGCACAGGCGAAATCCTCTATTCGGCTCGGCTGGGGTCGCTATACAAGCATCGAAGAGATTGAACGCGCGGCTGAAATGATCAACGTCGCAGCGGAAAGGCAATTGGCGTGA
- a CDS encoding hydrolase: MKPLSASQQAALERPDPDRMLTQVQIWSEINSGTGNLRGLATTASLLTDAFSSLHGDVQLFDPAPVERVLPDGHIVDVEHGRHLVATVRPEAPIQLLLTGHMDTVFAEDHSFQQLSWLDEGVLNGPGVADMKGGIAVMLAALSAAETAPEFASVGYQVIINSDEETGSASSADLIRRLAKGKLAAFTYEPSALPDGTLAGARPGSGNFSIIVKGRSAHAGRNPHDGRNALLAAADLALRLKALTREGLTVNPARIDGGSPNNVVPENAVLRVNLRPHSPELEQFALAEIRALITAIEVEHDVAIHLHGGFNRPPKPLTPEAEQLFGLVKACGEDLGLTIGWKSTGGVCDGNNIAACGIPVVDTMGVRGGSIHSSDEYLITESLVERARLSALTFLRIAEKGGL; encoded by the coding sequence ATGAAACCGCTTTCCGCATCGCAACAGGCTGCGCTTGAAAGACCCGACCCTGATCGCATGCTGACCCAGGTACAGATCTGGTCGGAAATCAACAGCGGTACCGGCAATTTGCGCGGACTGGCGACCACAGCCAGCCTGCTGACCGACGCTTTTTCCTCGCTGCATGGCGATGTACAACTTTTCGATCCGGCACCTGTCGAGCGCGTCTTACCCGATGGCCACATCGTCGACGTCGAACATGGCCGGCATCTGGTAGCAACCGTTCGCCCTGAAGCGCCGATACAGCTATTGCTCACCGGTCACATGGACACAGTTTTTGCCGAGGACCATAGCTTTCAACAGCTTAGCTGGCTGGATGAAGGGGTACTCAACGGTCCCGGCGTTGCCGACATGAAGGGTGGTATTGCGGTAATGCTGGCCGCACTGTCGGCAGCCGAAACCGCGCCTGAATTCGCGTCCGTCGGTTATCAGGTCATAATCAACAGCGATGAGGAAACTGGATCTGCCTCGTCTGCTGATTTGATCCGTCGGCTGGCAAAGGGCAAGCTTGCGGCATTCACTTATGAACCCTCGGCCTTGCCTGATGGCACATTGGCTGGGGCTCGGCCGGGCAGCGGCAATTTCTCAATCATCGTAAAGGGCCGAAGCGCCCATGCCGGGCGCAACCCGCATGACGGGCGTAATGCCTTGCTAGCCGCAGCGGACCTCGCCCTGCGGCTGAAAGCGCTGACCCGCGAAGGGCTGACCGTCAATCCGGCGCGGATCGACGGCGGCAGCCCCAATAATGTCGTTCCCGAAAACGCCGTGCTGCGTGTCAATCTTCGTCCACACAGCCCGGAACTCGAACAGTTTGCATTGGCAGAAATCAGAGCGCTGATCACCGCAATTGAAGTCGAACATGACGTCGCCATCCACCTGCATGGCGGCTTCAACCGCCCACCCAAGCCATTGACTCCCGAGGCCGAACAGCTTTTCGGCCTGGTCAAGGCATGTGGTGAGGATCTGGGGCTGACCATAGGCTGGAAATCGACCGGCGGAGTGTGCGACGGCAACAATATAGCCGCATGTGGTATCCCCGTGGTCGACACCATGGGCGTGCGCGGTGGCAGCATTCACAGCAGCGACGAATATTTGATTACCGAAAGCCTGGTCGAACGGGCGCGACTTTCCGCGCTGACCTTTTTGCGGATCGCTGAAAAAGGGGGGTTATGA
- the rpiB gene encoding ribose 5-phosphate isomerase B: MRIAIASDHAAVALKAALVAYLEASGHDVSDLGPADESSVDYPDYGYKLADAIAIGAADRGVALCGSGIGISIAVNRNPACRAALVSEPLSAKLAREHNDANVIAMGARLTGIDMAKACLDAFLSTDFGGDRHARRVGKLSNPPMPKESA, from the coding sequence ATGCGCATTGCCATTGCTTCCGATCATGCGGCTGTCGCACTGAAAGCGGCGCTGGTGGCGTATCTTGAAGCGTCAGGGCATGACGTCTCCGACCTTGGCCCGGCCGATGAAAGTTCGGTCGATTACCCCGATTATGGCTATAAACTCGCAGACGCGATTGCCATTGGCGCAGCTGACCGCGGCGTTGCTCTGTGCGGATCAGGCATTGGCATTTCCATCGCGGTAAACCGCAATCCAGCCTGCCGCGCAGCGCTGGTTTCCGAACCGCTCTCGGCCAAATTGGCGCGCGAACACAATGACGCGAACGTGATCGCTATGGGCGCCCGCCTTACCGGCATAGACATGGCCAAGGCCTGCCTTGACGCCTTTCTTTCAACCGATTTCGGCGGCGATCGCCATGCCCGCCGCGTCGGAAAGCTTTCCAACCCTCCCATGCCCAAGGAATCCGCATGA
- a CDS encoding N-succinylarginine dihydrolase, translating to MSLVEINFDGIIGPSHNYAGLSPGNIASASNAGAISQPRAAALQGIEKMRANLRLGLAQGYFMPLDRPNRQWLSGLSTDMTNAEPHIRATAFSASAMWAANAATVSPAPDTADGKCHLSAANLLTMAHRSHEWAGTLAQLRLAFADERHFAVHAPVPSPYGDEGAANFMRLCPSHGEAGLEIFVYGKSGGPFPARQHLEASKAVARAHRLDPERTLFIQQSEIAIAAGAFHNDVVAVANERILFTHEQAFEEPEAAYRVIRDKMPEIEIVIVPADRISLADAVQSYLFNAQLVTLPSGEMALILPTEAQSNPRVWGWLEEHVAGNGPIRRLIPVDVRQSMANGGGPACLRLRVVADPATVDPRFIANEAKLDRIADVVASHWPEAIAPSDLGRPEMVEQVQAARTALLSACDLSELA from the coding sequence ATGAGCCTTGTCGAGATCAATTTCGATGGCATCATTGGTCCGTCCCACAATTATGCGGGATTGAGCCCGGGCAACATCGCCTCAGCCAGTAATGCCGGCGCCATTTCGCAGCCGCGCGCCGCTGCCTTGCAAGGCATTGAGAAAATGCGGGCCAATCTGCGACTTGGCCTCGCACAGGGCTATTTCATGCCGCTCGACCGACCGAACCGTCAATGGCTGTCGGGGCTTTCGACCGATATGACGAATGCCGAACCGCATATCCGCGCCACCGCCTTTTCAGCGTCCGCAATGTGGGCGGCCAATGCGGCGACGGTTTCACCTGCACCCGATACCGCCGATGGCAAATGCCATCTGTCAGCCGCAAACCTCCTAACCATGGCGCATCGCAGCCATGAATGGGCGGGGACGCTGGCGCAACTCCGGCTTGCCTTCGCCGATGAGCGGCATTTTGCCGTGCACGCGCCGGTACCTTCGCCTTATGGCGATGAAGGCGCTGCCAATTTTATGCGGCTCTGCCCGTCGCATGGCGAGGCAGGGCTGGAAATCTTTGTCTATGGGAAATCGGGTGGCCCCTTCCCCGCGCGCCAGCATCTCGAGGCGTCGAAAGCCGTTGCGCGGGCGCACCGTCTTGATCCGGAGCGCACCCTCTTCATCCAGCAATCCGAAATCGCGATTGCCGCCGGGGCCTTCCACAATGATGTCGTTGCAGTGGCGAATGAACGTATTCTCTTCACCCATGAACAGGCGTTTGAAGAGCCAGAAGCCGCTTATAGGGTCATTCGGGATAAAATGCCCGAGATAGAGATTGTCATCGTACCGGCCGATAGAATCAGCCTTGCCGATGCTGTGCAAAGCTATTTGTTCAACGCCCAACTGGTGACGCTGCCGTCTGGCGAAATGGCATTGATTCTGCCAACCGAGGCGCAATCCAATCCCCGCGTCTGGGGTTGGCTGGAGGAGCATGTCGCCGGCAATGGCCCGATACGACGGCTCATCCCGGTAGACGTGCGTCAGTCAATGGCCAATGGCGGCGGGCCAGCCTGCCTGCGACTGCGCGTTGTCGCCGATCCCGCGACGGTCGACCCGCGCTTCATTGCCAACGAAGCGAAGCTGGACCGGATCGCAGATGTGGTAGCAAGCCACTGGCCTGAGGCGATAGCGCCCTCTGATCTTGGCAGACCGGAAATGGTCGAACAGGTCCAGGCTGCCCGGACGGCCTTGCTGAGCGCGTGCGATCTTTCCGAACTCGCCTGA
- a CDS encoding alpha/beta hydrolase — protein sequence MPAIAIPGPEGRIEARFSPPPRPRAPVAMILHPHPQAGGTMNDRITQAMYKTFVARGFATIRFNFRGVGRSEGEFDNGIGELSDAAAALDWVQAFHPEASSTWIAGFSFGAWIGMQLLMRRPEVRGFISVSPPANMYDFSFLAPCPSSGIIIHGTQDEVVSPNSVQKLVDKLRTQKHITIHHDEIPRANHFYENEMDLLMASVDNYLDMRLDPACPIK from the coding sequence ATGCCCGCCATTGCAATTCCCGGCCCAGAAGGCCGTATCGAAGCCCGTTTCTCTCCGCCGCCGCGCCCACGGGCTCCAGTGGCCATGATTTTGCATCCGCATCCGCAGGCCGGCGGCACGATGAACGACCGGATTACGCAGGCGATGTATAAAACATTTGTCGCGCGTGGCTTTGCAACGATCCGCTTCAATTTCCGCGGTGTTGGCCGCAGCGAAGGTGAATTTGACAATGGCATTGGCGAATTGTCTGACGCTGCAGCTGCGCTGGATTGGGTGCAGGCCTTCCATCCCGAAGCCAGCTCGACCTGGATTGCAGGCTTCAGCTTTGGTGCGTGGATCGGCATGCAGCTTTTGATGCGCCGCCCGGAAGTGCGTGGTTTCATCTCGGTGTCACCGCCCGCCAATATGTATGATTTCAGCTTCCTTGCACCCTGCCCCTCGTCCGGGATCATCATCCATGGCACGCAAGACGAGGTGGTTTCGCCCAACTCGGTCCAGAAGTTGGTCGACAAGCTACGCACGCAAAAGCACATCACCATCCACCATGATGAAATTCCGCGTGCCAACCATTTCTACGAAAATGAAATGGACCTGCTGATGGCGTCGGTGGACAATTATCTCGATATGCGGCTTGATCCGGCCTGCCCCATCAAGTGA
- a CDS encoding aminotransferase class V-fold PLP-dependent enzyme, giving the protein MGPDRIYLDHAATTPLVPAARDAMAGALEMWANPSSPHSEGRAARAALEQARARVATALDWDGEILFTSGASEAIALALKGFDAVASAVEHDAVLAAVGDGPHIGVDADGMVQLDTIAKGRRYAIQQVNNETGMIQPLAELGKIIREGGGLLVADCSQGAGKLPLPDADLIILSAHKLGGPPGLGALLLRDLSLLHPSGGQEKGYRRGTENLPAILGLAAALEAGFGWMDAVQQLRAKLDAAILAAGGQVVAATAPRLGTIGSYRMPGISASSQLISFDLAGIAVSAGSACSSGTLKTSHVLGAMGWDAKAASEVVRVSFGPQTSEADIDRFVAAWVTIRNRALTA; this is encoded by the coding sequence ATGGGGCCTGACCGTATCTATCTCGATCATGCAGCGACCACTCCGCTGGTCCCCGCAGCGCGTGATGCAATGGCTGGCGCGCTGGAGATGTGGGCCAACCCGTCGAGTCCGCATAGCGAAGGCCGGGCAGCGCGCGCGGCGCTTGAACAGGCGCGTGCGCGTGTCGCGACGGCACTGGATTGGGATGGCGAGATATTGTTCACCAGCGGCGCGAGCGAGGCGATCGCGCTTGCGCTCAAGGGATTTGATGCCGTTGCAAGCGCGGTCGAACATGATGCCGTGCTGGCCGCTGTCGGCGATGGGCCGCATATCGGGGTCGATGCCGATGGAATGGTGCAGTTAGATACCATCGCAAAGGGCCGACGCTACGCCATTCAACAGGTCAATAATGAAACCGGTATGATCCAGCCACTGGCCGAATTGGGTAAGATCATTCGCGAAGGCGGCGGGCTGTTGGTCGCCGATTGCTCGCAGGGTGCAGGGAAACTGCCGCTGCCCGATGCTGACCTGATCATCTTGTCGGCGCACAAGCTTGGCGGACCGCCGGGGCTGGGGGCGTTGCTGCTCCGTGATCTTTCCCTTCTGCATCCGAGTGGCGGCCAGGAAAAAGGTTATCGGCGCGGAACGGAAAATCTGCCTGCGATTCTAGGACTTGCGGCAGCGCTTGAGGCTGGCTTTGGCTGGATGGATGCAGTGCAACAATTGCGTGCGAAACTTGATGCGGCAATTCTGGCCGCAGGTGGGCAGGTTGTCGCTGCGACTGCGCCGCGGCTCGGCACGATCGGCAGCTACCGGATGCCGGGGATTTCGGCATCGAGCCAGCTCATCTCTTTTGATCTTGCCGGCATAGCTGTTTCGGCAGGCAGCGCCTGTTCGTCGGGAACGCTCAAGACGAGCCATGTGCTTGGCGCGATGGGCTGGGATGCAAAGGCGGCAAGTGAGGTGGTACGCGTCAGTTTCGGTCCGCAGACGTCGGAAGCTGATATTGATCGTTTTGTGGCCGCATGGGTCACAATCCGAAATCGGGCACTCACAGCATGA
- a CDS encoding RNA methyltransferase: protein MTQPPIIILVRPQLGENIGKAARAMLNFGLTELRLVAPRDGWPNPDSGPAAAGADIVLEKAEVFETLADATADVANIYATTVRKRGVTKPVLTPEEAANEIVVAPGHSAILFGAERSGLETDDVAVARSIITVPINPEFGSLNLAQAVILCAYEWSKHQNLASPPKVDLDPPAPQVELDGMIGHLFGLLEEREFFFPPERTQVTQRTLRNLLTKPAWNSLEVRTLRGVLTCLEDRRRP from the coding sequence ATGACGCAGCCGCCCATTATCATTCTCGTCCGCCCGCAACTGGGCGAGAATATCGGCAAGGCTGCCCGCGCCATGCTCAATTTCGGGCTGACCGAGTTACGCCTTGTGGCACCACGCGACGGGTGGCCCAACCCAGATTCCGGTCCGGCGGCGGCAGGCGCGGATATCGTGCTTGAAAAGGCTGAAGTCTTTGAAACACTCGCCGATGCGACCGCCGATGTTGCGAACATTTATGCAACCACGGTGCGCAAGCGCGGGGTAACAAAGCCTGTTTTGACGCCGGAGGAAGCGGCCAACGAGATCGTTGTCGCACCGGGGCATAGCGCTATTCTTTTCGGGGCCGAACGGTCGGGGCTGGAAACCGACGATGTTGCGGTTGCCCGCTCGATCATAACCGTTCCAATCAATCCGGAATTCGGGTCGCTCAACCTCGCCCAGGCAGTAATCCTTTGCGCCTATGAATGGTCAAAACACCAGAATCTAGCGAGCCCGCCCAAGGTCGATCTTGATCCCCCTGCCCCTCAGGTCGAACTTGACGGAATGATCGGCCACCTTTTTGGTCTGCTGGAAGAACGCGAGTTTTTCTTCCCGCCTGAACGCACGCAGGTAACGCAGCGCACTTTGCGCAACCTTTTGACAAAGCCCGCCTGGAACAGCCTTGAAGTTCGCACCTTGCGCGGGGTTCTGACATGCCTAGAGGATCGCCGTAGGCCGTAA
- the nrdR gene encoding transcriptional regulator NrdR — MRCPFCGHDDSQVKDSRPTEDGASIRRRRQCEGCGARFTTFERIQLRELTVLKSEGRREPFDREKLERSVSIACRKRPVDTVRIDKLVSGIQRQLETLGDSEIESARIGQFVMEGLKALDTVAYIRFASVYKEFAEARDFEEFAGAVAEAAKK, encoded by the coding sequence ATGCGCTGCCCTTTTTGCGGACATGACGACAGCCAAGTCAAAGACAGCCGGCCAACCGAAGACGGGGCATCGATCCGTCGTCGTCGCCAGTGCGAGGGCTGTGGAGCAAGGTTCACAACGTTTGAACGCATCCAGCTTCGCGAGTTGACCGTATTGAAAAGCGAAGGTCGACGCGAACCGTTCGACCGTGAAAAGCTTGAGCGGTCGGTGTCGATCGCATGTCGCAAACGTCCGGTTGATACCGTCCGGATCGACAAGCTGGTATCAGGCATCCAGCGCCAGTTGGAAACGTTGGGCGATAGTGAAATCGAATCCGCGCGCATCGGGCAGTTCGTGATGGAAGGTCTCAAGGCGCTTGATACTGTTGCCTATATCCGCTTTGCCAGCGTCTATAAGGAATTCGCCGAAGCTCGGGATTTCGAGGAATTTGCAGGTGCCGTAGCCGAAGCCGCGAAGAAATGA
- a CDS encoding arginine N-succinyltransferase, with amino-acid sequence MSFLIRPAILSDLQPMYEMAKRTGGGFTNLPPDRKALTAKLERSAEGFARTGDGIGDDLFVFILENRETREVRGTCQIFSAVGQTWPFYSYRIGALTQHSVELERTFRADILNLSTDLEGATEVGGLFLHPGERSGGLGMLIARSRYLFIRNHRARFADRTLAELRGVIDEAGGSPFWDGVAGRFFGMNFQDADEFNAKHGNQFIADLMPKHPVYIAMLPESAKAVIGVPHPSGRAAMRMLEEEGFSWEKYVDIFDGGPTMTVRTDQIRSVREAKDVVVTEISEKLGEHIDGDKMLVAVGELAKFRAAYSWTEARDGGVAIDEVSAAVLGLSVGDTITQVPRW; translated from the coding sequence ATGAGTTTTCTTATCCGTCCGGCAATATTGTCGGATCTGCAACCCATGTACGAAATGGCCAAGCGCACCGGCGGGGGGTTCACCAACCTGCCGCCCGACCGCAAGGCGCTGACGGCGAAGCTTGAACGTTCGGCCGAAGGTTTTGCGCGCACCGGAGACGGGATTGGCGATGACCTTTTCGTGTTCATTCTCGAAAACCGGGAAACGCGCGAAGTGCGCGGCACCTGCCAGATATTCTCTGCCGTGGGACAGACTTGGCCCTTTTACAGCTATCGCATCGGGGCGTTGACGCAGCACAGTGTGGAACTCGAAAGGACGTTTCGAGCCGACATTCTGAACCTTTCCACCGATTTGGAAGGCGCAACCGAAGTGGGCGGCCTCTTCCTGCATCCAGGCGAGCGCTCCGGCGGACTAGGCATGCTGATCGCGCGCAGTCGTTATCTGTTCATCCGCAATCACCGCGCCCGTTTTGCCGACCGCACGCTCGCCGAACTGCGCGGCGTCATCGACGAGGCTGGTGGCTCCCCTTTCTGGGACGGCGTCGCCGGACGTTTCTTCGGGATGAACTTTCAGGATGCCGATGAATTCAATGCCAAGCATGGCAACCAGTTCATCGCCGACCTGATGCCCAAGCACCCGGTCTATATCGCGATGCTGCCCGAAAGCGCGAAAGCCGTGATCGGCGTCCCGCATCCTTCGGGCCGTGCCGCCATGCGGATGCTGGAGGAGGAAGGCTTTTCTTGGGAAAAATATGTCGACATTTTCGATGGCGGCCCAACCATGACAGTGCGCACCGACCAGATCCGAAGCGTGCGTGAAGCAAAGGATGTGGTGGTAACCGAGATCAGCGAGAAGCTGGGCGAGCATATTGATGGGGACAAGATGCTGGTAGCGGTTGGCGAACTTGCCAAGTTTCGCGCTGCCTATAGCTGGACCGAGGCGCGCGACGGCGGCGTCGCAATCGATGAGGTGAGCGCAGCGGTGCTCGGCCTGTCGGTCGGCGACACAATCACCCAGGTTCCGCGCTGGTAA
- the glyA gene encoding serine hydroxymethyltransferase: protein MTSAAANDVQTNGFFTESLSQRDPEIAGWIAKELGRQQDKIELIASENITSKAVLEATGSILTNKYAEGYPGKRYYGGCEYVDEIETIAIERAKQLFGCEFANVQPNSGSQMNQAVFLALLQPGDTFMGLDLAAGGHLTHGSPVNMSGKWFNPVAYGVRRDTHQIDLDEVAKTAREHKPKLIIAGGTAYSRTWDWAAFRQIADEIGAYLLVDMSHISGLVAGGAHASPIPHAHVVTSTTHKSLRGPRSGIILSNDEALAKKFNSAIFPGLQGGPMMHVIAAKAVCFAEAMRPEFKSYAASVVENARALAASLQEQGLDIVSGGTDNHSMLVDLRPKEAKGKHAEHALDRASITCNKNAIPYDPEKPFVTSGLRLGTPAGTTRGFGPAEFREVGRMIADVVEGLRKNGEAGDGQIEARVKEEAEALCARFPIYPG, encoded by the coding sequence ATGACCAGCGCTGCTGCCAATGACGTCCAGACCAACGGTTTTTTCACCGAGAGCCTTAGCCAGCGTGACCCGGAAATTGCCGGTTGGATTGCAAAGGAGCTTGGGCGTCAGCAAGACAAGATTGAACTGATCGCATCGGAGAACATCACCTCAAAAGCGGTGCTGGAGGCGACAGGATCAATCCTGACCAACAAATATGCCGAAGGCTATCCCGGCAAGCGCTATTATGGCGGTTGCGAATATGTCGATGAGATAGAGACGATCGCGATCGAACGGGCCAAGCAGTTGTTCGGGTGCGAATTCGCCAATGTGCAGCCCAATTCGGGAAGCCAGATGAATCAGGCAGTGTTCCTTGCGCTGCTGCAACCGGGCGACACCTTCATGGGCCTTGACCTTGCTGCAGGCGGGCACCTTACGCACGGTTCGCCCGTGAACATGAGCGGCAAGTGGTTCAATCCAGTGGCCTATGGCGTGCGGCGCGATACCCATCAGATCGATCTTGACGAAGTCGCCAAAACAGCGCGTGAGCACAAGCCGAAGCTGATCATCGCAGGCGGCACTGCTTACTCGCGCACCTGGGACTGGGCTGCCTTCCGCCAGATCGCCGATGAAATTGGCGCCTATCTGCTGGTCGACATGTCCCATATTTCCGGCTTGGTGGCAGGCGGCGCGCATGCATCGCCGATCCCGCATGCACATGTCGTGACATCAACGACGCACAAATCACTTCGCGGCCCTCGTTCGGGTATCATCCTGTCGAACGACGAGGCGCTGGCGAAGAAGTTCAACTCGGCAATCTTCCCCGGCCTGCAAGGAGGCCCGATGATGCATGTTATTGCAGCCAAGGCGGTCTGCTTTGCAGAAGCGATGCGCCCGGAGTTCAAAAGCTATGCCGCCAGCGTCGTCGAAAACGCCCGCGCGCTCGCGGCTTCGCTTCAGGAACAGGGACTCGATATTGTCTCGGGCGGCACCGACAACCACTCGATGCTCGTCGATCTCCGTCCAAAGGAAGCCAAGGGCAAGCATGCTGAACATGCGCTCGACCGTGCGTCGATCACCTGCAACAAAAATGCGATCCCCTATGATCCTGAAAAGCCCTTTGTTACGTCGGGTCTGCGGCTTGGCACCCCTGCGGGTACGACCCGCGGTTTCGGCCCAGCCGAATTCCGCGAAGTTGGCCGCATGATCGCCGACGTCGTCGAAGGACTGCGCAAAAATGGCGAAGCCGGCGACGGCCAAATCGAAGCACGCGTCAAGGAAGAAGCCGAAGCGCTTTGCGCGCGCTTTCCGATTTATCCGGGCTAA
- a CDS encoding 2Fe-2S iron-sulfur cluster-binding protein: protein MKVHFISPDGETTQTVDAKPGDNLLELAQNAGQPLEGTCEGHMACSTCHVIIDKVWFDKLSPASDDEEDMLDLASGARRTSRLSCQIDLSEDLDGLTVHIPAESRNMQGV from the coding sequence GTGAAAGTGCATTTCATCAGTCCGGATGGCGAGACGACCCAGACGGTCGACGCCAAGCCCGGCGACAATCTGCTCGAATTGGCACAAAATGCTGGCCAGCCTCTCGAAGGGACATGTGAGGGGCATATGGCTTGTTCAACCTGCCATGTGATCATCGATAAGGTGTGGTTCGACAAGCTGTCCCCCGCGAGCGACGATGAGGAGGATATGCTCGATCTTGCCAGTGGTGCGCGCCGGACAAGCCGGCTGTCCTGCCAGATCGACCTGAGCGAAGATTTGGACGGCCTTACGGTGCATATCCCGGCGGAGAGCCGGAATATGCAAGGCGTCTGA